One genomic segment of Fervidobacterium pennivorans includes these proteins:
- a CDS encoding FecCD family ABC transporter permease, with protein sequence MARTQKWFKTLGRYSLPFIFVIVFVFNLSFGTVYVSPLKIFQLLQQESAEKYMIWNLRFPRVLMATLTGIALSLVGNIFQAIMKNPLVDPYLIGTSAGASFGALLAIYFIVNSIAHVSVPTMSFIFALIASSLSIILAKKGNVVPTVHLVLSGVLVSTLFSAGSMLLLNIANKSLVTGHVWLYGSFSGITFRDLTVPVISLTVFVTLAFTLNKQLDVMTLGEKEAKSLGINVEALKWTFYLLGSFVTATFVSKTGIIGFVGLVVPHMARTIAGPKHSRNLLATILIGGMLMSVCDTLARTLLNPIEIPVGIITSFIGAPFMFVLMKWKNGVAK encoded by the coding sequence TTGGCTAGAACCCAAAAATGGTTCAAAACTTTGGGGAGGTATTCCCTCCCCTTTATTTTCGTCATAGTTTTTGTTTTTAACTTGTCCTTTGGAACAGTGTATGTCAGTCCTTTGAAAATATTCCAACTTCTTCAACAAGAAAGCGCCGAAAAATATATGATATGGAACTTGAGGTTTCCAAGGGTTTTAATGGCAACACTAACGGGAATAGCACTGTCGTTGGTAGGAAATATATTCCAAGCGATAATGAAAAATCCTCTTGTTGACCCTTATCTTATAGGAACATCCGCCGGAGCTAGTTTTGGTGCACTCTTAGCAATATACTTTATTGTGAACTCGATTGCCCATGTGAGTGTCCCCACGATGAGTTTCATATTTGCGTTAATCGCTTCTAGTCTTTCCATAATACTTGCAAAGAAAGGAAATGTGGTACCAACAGTTCATCTTGTTTTAAGTGGTGTATTGGTTAGCACATTATTTTCCGCTGGTAGTATGTTACTTTTAAACATTGCAAATAAATCTCTTGTAACTGGGCACGTTTGGCTCTACGGTTCATTCTCGGGAATAACTTTCAGAGATTTAACTGTTCCTGTGATTTCCTTAACAGTTTTCGTAACCTTAGCCTTTACGTTAAACAAACAACTGGACGTTATGACCTTGGGTGAAAAAGAAGCAAAGAGTTTAGGTATCAATGTGGAAGCCTTAAAATGGACTTTTTATTTGCTTGGTTCATTTGTTACTGCTACATTTGTTTCCAAAACAGGTATCATAGGCTTTGTTGGACTGGTAGTTCCACACATGGCACGGACAATTGCTGGTCCCAAACATAGTAGAAATCTTTTAGCAACAATTTTAATAGGTGGTATGCTAATGTCAGTTTGTGACACACTTGCACGTACGTTGTTAAACCCTATTGAAATTCCAGTTGGAATTATTACATCGTTCATAGGTGCTCCGTTTATGTTTGTTTTGATGAAGTGGAAAAACGGGGTTGCAAAGTGA
- a CDS encoding ABC transporter substrate-binding protein → MVKSFSFGSLRKLFVMFMLIVTVFSLAIAVVDDAGRIVNIPMPPRRVVSAAPSATRYLQALGLENRIVGVTTWDNYKKAENIGNMVPLNIEKIHSLKPDLVIMFGGFQFPEVEKLEKANLTAYVLNANTLTDIIKAVGQLGAVFNVKNKADKLVSELRNKMTEIGQKTSKIPLESRPTVFFTITTPDENAKQLWTAGTGSYMNELIVIAGGRNIAAPYTGNNGWLPVSWEWLVKNDPDVIIIGAYGDPKEVEQAVKNHSIMKNLKAVKQGKVLIVDGDEVSQAAPHIFKYLDIFYNFFYGGK, encoded by the coding sequence ATGGTTAAGTCGTTTTCTTTTGGCTCTTTAAGAAAGCTTTTCGTCATGTTCATGCTCATTGTGACAGTTTTTTCACTTGCTATTGCGGTTGTTGATGATGCTGGAAGAATTGTGAATATTCCAATGCCACCAAGAAGGGTTGTCTCTGCTGCACCAAGTGCGACAAGGTATTTGCAAGCTCTTGGACTTGAAAATCGAATCGTCGGTGTTACTACTTGGGATAATTACAAAAAGGCAGAGAACATAGGCAACATGGTGCCTTTAAACATCGAGAAAATTCATTCTCTAAAGCCTGACCTAGTTATCATGTTCGGTGGTTTCCAATTCCCAGAAGTGGAAAAACTAGAAAAAGCAAATCTCACAGCTTATGTTTTAAACGCAAACACTTTGACAGATATAATTAAAGCTGTTGGTCAACTCGGTGCCGTTTTCAATGTCAAAAACAAGGCCGACAAGCTTGTCTCCGAGCTCAGAAATAAAATGACAGAAATTGGACAAAAAACTTCGAAAATTCCATTGGAAAGCAGACCGACGGTGTTTTTCACAATAACAACACCAGACGAAAATGCGAAACAACTATGGACGGCAGGAACTGGTTCGTATATGAACGAACTTATCGTCATCGCCGGTGGTAGAAATATAGCAGCTCCATACACAGGAAATAACGGATGGTTACCTGTAAGTTGGGAATGGCTTGTTAAAAATGATCCTGATGTAATAATAATCGGAGCATATGGTGATCCAAAAGAAGTTGAGCAGGCTGTAAAAAACCATTCAATAATGAAGAATTTAAAAGCAGTAAAACAAGGTAAAGTTTTGATAGTCGATGGTGATGAGGTTAGCCAAGCAGCACCACATATTTTCAAGTATTTGGATATTTTCTATAACTTCTTCTACGGAGGTAAGTAA
- a CDS encoding YgiQ family radical SAM protein, whose amino-acid sequence MFLPTTEEEIKLRNLKSLDVILVTGDAYVDHPSFGVALLGRLLEARGYKVGIIAQPEGPEDIKRLGKPNLFFGVTSGNVDSMVANYTASRKKRKSDDYTPGGINNKRPDRAVIQYVNWIKQTFKDVKIVIGGIEASLRRFAHYDWWSDKVRKSILLDSKADILVYGMGERAILKIAEKIASGKSLDGILGTVIWKSSMEGLNLEEQFNIIHLPSYEEVANDKRKYAEAYRIMVENTEPLKKVILVQKHDSRYVIQYPPALPLTQDELDELYLLPYTRRVHPYYLAKGPVKAIETVRFSITAVRGCFGNCSFCAITNHQTTHVVSRSVDSIIEEVRILTKMPEFHGTIVDVGGPTANMFGLVCPVRNTKGQCLRNCLTPNVCKLSLTGETKNDAAAEFIELLKKVKSVPGVKHVFVGSGIRHDLILASKNADYTISSLVDFTSGQLKLAPEHAHPYVLKIMRKPSAEQFLEFKKRFEAAAKRKGQKKYVIGYFIVAHPGEGEKENIYLREFIKKHLGYVPQQVQIFTPTPGTLSTTIYYTGFDPFTGEEIYVERRDKVRNALKENIINLR is encoded by the coding sequence ATGTTTTTACCAACGACAGAGGAAGAAATAAAACTGCGAAATTTAAAAAGTTTAGATGTTATCCTAGTGACGGGTGATGCCTATGTGGATCACCCGTCTTTTGGTGTTGCTTTACTTGGAAGGCTTTTGGAGGCGAGAGGTTATAAGGTAGGAATAATAGCGCAACCGGAAGGTCCAGAGGATATAAAAAGGCTTGGAAAACCTAATTTATTCTTTGGTGTTACATCAGGGAATGTAGACTCAATGGTTGCAAATTACACAGCATCCCGCAAGAAAAGAAAAAGTGATGATTACACTCCAGGTGGTATTAATAACAAACGCCCAGATAGAGCAGTCATACAGTACGTAAACTGGATTAAACAAACGTTCAAGGATGTCAAGATTGTGATTGGTGGTATCGAGGCAAGTCTAAGAAGATTTGCACATTATGATTGGTGGAGTGATAAGGTAAGAAAGTCGATACTTCTGGATTCAAAGGCAGATATCTTAGTCTACGGAATGGGTGAACGCGCTATCTTAAAGATAGCTGAAAAGATAGCTTCTGGAAAGAGCCTCGATGGTATTTTGGGAACCGTAATATGGAAGAGCTCAATGGAAGGTTTAAACTTGGAAGAACAGTTCAATATCATTCATCTCCCATCGTATGAAGAGGTTGCAAATGACAAGCGAAAGTATGCAGAAGCTTATAGGATAATGGTCGAAAATACCGAACCTTTGAAAAAGGTAATTCTGGTTCAAAAGCACGACAGTCGATACGTTATCCAGTATCCCCCAGCTTTGCCCTTAACACAAGATGAGTTAGATGAGCTTTATTTGCTACCATACACCAGGAGAGTTCATCCTTACTATCTTGCTAAAGGACCGGTAAAAGCTATAGAAACTGTAAGGTTTTCCATCACAGCGGTGAGAGGTTGCTTTGGGAATTGTTCGTTCTGTGCGATTACGAATCACCAAACAACGCATGTTGTTTCACGCTCAGTTGATTCAATAATTGAAGAGGTCAGGATTCTAACCAAAATGCCCGAGTTTCACGGAACTATTGTTGATGTTGGTGGTCCGACTGCAAATATGTTTGGTTTGGTTTGCCCGGTTAGGAATACCAAAGGGCAATGTCTTAGAAATTGTTTAACACCAAACGTTTGTAAGTTATCCTTGACAGGCGAAACTAAAAATGATGCAGCTGCTGAATTCATTGAACTTTTGAAAAAAGTCAAGAGTGTCCCAGGGGTAAAACATGTATTCGTAGGCTCTGGTATAAGACATGATTTGATTCTTGCTTCAAAAAACGCAGATTACACAATATCTTCTCTGGTTGATTTTACATCCGGACAACTTAAATTAGCACCAGAACATGCTCATCCATATGTTCTAAAAATTATGCGAAAACCTTCTGCCGAACAATTCCTAGAGTTCAAAAAAAGGTTCGAAGCAGCAGCAAAAAGGAAAGGTCAGAAGAAATACGTTATTGGTTATTTTATAGTCGCCCACCCTGGGGAGGGTGAAAAGGAAAACATTTACCTAAGGGAATTCATAAAAAAGCACCTTGGATATGTTCCTCAGCAAGTGCAGATATTCACGCCTACTCCTGGCACACTAAGTACAACGATATATTACACAGGCTTTGACCCATTCACCGGTGAAGAAATTTACGTTGAAAGAAGAGACAAGGTTAGAAATGCACTAAAGGAAAACATTATTAATCTTCGGTGA
- a CDS encoding FeoA family protein, with translation MKLSEAPVGAKVMVKDVEESEISPKLRAIGIMPGVTITVVKSAPMGDPRIYKVFNKLISLRQSEASLVEVEILRDSIIPLSSATPGLYKVKQILGGHIIHRRLSKVGITEGSTIRLLGDRRVVTSLGTFHIGFGKLSKILVTSAETQSEQGS, from the coding sequence GTGAAACTGTCAGAGGCACCCGTTGGTGCTAAAGTAATGGTCAAGGATGTAGAAGAATCCGAAATTTCGCCAAAGCTCAGAGCCATTGGCATCATGCCCGGGGTAACGATAACAGTAGTAAAGAGTGCGCCGATGGGTGACCCGAGGATATACAAAGTTTTCAATAAACTTATAAGCTTGAGGCAGTCAGAAGCAAGTCTTGTCGAAGTAGAAATACTTAGAGATTCAATTATACCTCTTTCCAGTGCTACTCCGGGATTATATAAAGTAAAACAAATTCTGGGAGGGCATATTATACATCGTCGGTTATCGAAAGTAGGGATAACGGAAGGTTCAACTATCAGACTGCTTGGTGACAGAAGAGTTGTTACATCGCTGGGAACCTTTCATATCGGATTTGGGAAGCTTTCAAAGATACTGGTAACAAGCGCTGAAACTCAATCCGAGCAAGGGAGTTGA
- the glnA gene encoding type I glutamate--ammonia ligase yields MTREELFRFVEENQVRFVRLQFTDINGMMKNVEIPVDELETALESGIMFDGSSVEGFARLHESDMYLKPDLRTVAMLPWTFDGHRSARIICDVYNDSEHPFEGDPRYRLKLVEEKARKMGFIPYAGPEVEFFILPRQNNRPVFEFLDSGSYFDLLPVDIAEHIRTEVSVHLEEMGLDVETTHHEVAPSQHEVDFRYAEPVIAADNVQTVKLVIKTLAIKNNLYATFMPKPFFGVNGSGMHVHMSLFTLDGKNAFYDESAPDGISQVMKYFIGGLIAHAREITAITNPTVNSYKRLVPGYEAPVNIAWSKGNRTALIRIPKARGKATRIEYRSPDPSCNPYLAFAVILAAGLDGIEKKIEPPAAVEENIYQMSESEKQKRGIYRLPANLKEALNEAENSKLVREVLGEHIWEKFLKLKEREWWEYSTTVTEWERKKYENI; encoded by the coding sequence ATAACTCGTGAGGAGCTTTTTAGGTTTGTGGAAGAAAACCAGGTCAGGTTTGTAAGATTGCAGTTTACGGATATCAACGGGATGATGAAAAATGTTGAAATCCCTGTTGATGAACTTGAGACAGCTTTAGAATCGGGTATCATGTTTGATGGTTCTTCCGTTGAGGGTTTTGCAAGGCTTCATGAATCTGATATGTACCTTAAACCAGATTTGAGAACAGTTGCCATGCTTCCTTGGACATTTGATGGTCACAGAAGTGCGAGAATTATATGTGATGTTTACAACGATTCCGAACATCCATTCGAAGGTGACCCAAGATATAGGTTAAAGCTTGTTGAAGAAAAAGCTCGAAAGATGGGGTTCATTCCCTACGCAGGTCCTGAGGTTGAATTTTTCATTCTTCCAAGACAAAATAACAGACCTGTTTTCGAATTCTTGGACAGTGGTAGTTATTTTGACCTTCTACCTGTTGATATCGCAGAGCACATCAGAACAGAAGTGTCTGTCCACTTGGAGGAAATGGGTTTGGATGTTGAGACTACTCATCATGAGGTTGCCCCTTCACAACATGAGGTAGATTTTAGATACGCAGAACCTGTTATTGCAGCTGATAACGTTCAAACGGTCAAGCTTGTCATTAAAACGCTTGCTATAAAGAACAATCTCTATGCAACGTTTATGCCAAAACCGTTCTTTGGTGTAAACGGTAGTGGAATGCATGTTCATATGAGCTTATTCACACTTGACGGGAAAAACGCCTTTTATGATGAAAGTGCTCCTGATGGTATTTCTCAAGTTATGAAATACTTCATAGGTGGTTTGATTGCACATGCGCGAGAAATAACGGCAATAACAAACCCAACGGTCAACAGTTACAAAAGGCTTGTGCCTGGCTACGAGGCTCCCGTGAACATTGCTTGGAGTAAAGGAAACAGAACAGCGTTGATAAGGATACCAAAAGCCAGAGGAAAAGCAACAAGAATCGAGTACAGGTCTCCGGACCCATCATGTAACCCATACTTAGCATTTGCTGTAATTCTTGCGGCTGGTTTGGACGGAATTGAGAAAAAAATAGAACCGCCCGCGGCAGTTGAGGAAAACATTTATCAGATGTCCGAAAGTGAAAAGCAAAAACGTGGTATTTACAGACTACCCGCGAATTTAAAAGAAGCACTAAACGAGGCGGAAAATAGCAAGCTTGTTAGAGAAGTCCTTGGCGAACATATTTGGGAAAAGTTCTTAAAATTGAAAGAGCGAGAATGGTGGGAATATTCAACTACCGTTACTGAATGGGAAAGAAAGAAATACGAGAATATATGA
- the feoB gene encoding ferrous iron transport protein B, with protein sequence MVITVGLLGNPNVGKTSLFNKLVGARQYVANWPGVTVTRIEGATTYKDYTLHFVDLPGVYSLTATSVDEKLTRDYLLFSPPNVTVVVIDSMSPEQGMFLLLEACELGLNVIAVFNAIDEAKKSGTKIDKSSLEKFLRAPVVLTSAHTGEGIEELKEKIVESFKRTTRPIVIDYGKETEEIIKEIEQCVEETFNKRFTAVKIIEGDKYARAFLKKDCPKDILETISQEIKTSIPLTKYEYITNVVQLSIQRTGEALTVTEALDHVLTHKYIGIPVFLSLIYMAFNFTFKVSEPLVGLLEYLFEKIADSVGSETILSSLISQGIINGVGSVLAFVPSIFALFFALGIMEESGYLPRIAFLVDKLMYSLRLTGRSFMTLLLGFGCNVSSVMAARGLSDERERVTTILVSPFISCSARIPVYLLIVNVAFSNHKAEAFFAIYALSLLLTALSSRIVNKVILKGESVPLVMELPRYRFPKLPNILTYVWNRGKHFLEKAGTIIFATSIVIWVLTYFPGRGDVDNSFVSMLGKFLQPLFAPLGFSWQIVSALIFGGVAKEVIVSSLSQFYGNVSNIHFDPLIGATLMTFILGYMPCFATLAAIKSETNSSKYTLFAVFYSLAISYLLSLVVYTTGRWIL encoded by the coding sequence GTGGTGATAACTGTAGGCTTATTGGGTAACCCAAATGTTGGAAAGACCAGCCTTTTCAATAAATTAGTAGGTGCCAGGCAGTACGTTGCTAATTGGCCTGGCGTTACAGTTACGAGGATTGAAGGAGCTACAACTTACAAAGACTACACTCTACATTTTGTTGATTTACCAGGTGTTTACAGTCTAACAGCGACATCTGTAGACGAGAAATTGACAAGAGATTATCTACTTTTTTCTCCACCAAATGTTACTGTCGTTGTCATAGATAGTATGAGTCCTGAACAGGGGATGTTTTTACTCTTAGAAGCTTGCGAGTTAGGATTAAATGTAATCGCTGTGTTTAACGCTATCGATGAAGCAAAAAAATCTGGAACAAAAATTGACAAGTCTTCCCTTGAGAAATTTCTTAGAGCTCCAGTTGTGCTTACATCAGCTCACACTGGAGAAGGAATCGAAGAGCTTAAAGAAAAGATTGTGGAATCCTTCAAAAGAACAACAAGACCTATTGTAATAGATTATGGAAAGGAAACTGAAGAAATAATTAAAGAAATAGAGCAATGTGTAGAAGAAACTTTTAATAAGAGATTTACTGCAGTTAAAATTATTGAAGGAGACAAATATGCAAGAGCGTTTTTGAAAAAAGATTGTCCAAAGGATATATTAGAGACGATTTCTCAGGAAATTAAAACATCAATACCTTTGACGAAGTACGAATATATAACAAACGTTGTCCAGCTTTCGATTCAAAGAACAGGCGAGGCACTTACTGTTACAGAAGCCCTCGACCATGTTTTAACACATAAGTATATAGGTATTCCTGTATTTTTGTCTCTAATTTATATGGCCTTCAACTTTACTTTCAAGGTATCAGAACCTTTGGTAGGGTTACTTGAGTATCTTTTTGAAAAAATCGCAGATTCTGTTGGAAGCGAAACTATACTGAGTTCATTAATATCGCAAGGAATCATAAATGGTGTAGGTAGTGTTTTGGCATTTGTTCCAAGTATCTTTGCACTCTTTTTTGCACTTGGAATCATGGAAGAGAGCGGTTATCTCCCACGCATAGCCTTTTTAGTCGACAAGTTAATGTATTCATTGAGATTAACCGGGAGGTCTTTCATGACATTGTTATTAGGTTTCGGGTGTAATGTAAGCAGCGTCATGGCAGCCCGGGGTTTATCGGACGAGCGCGAAAGAGTTACGACTATCTTGGTTTCGCCTTTCATTAGTTGTAGTGCAAGGATTCCCGTGTATCTTCTGATTGTTAACGTGGCATTCTCAAACCATAAAGCAGAAGCTTTTTTTGCAATATATGCCTTGAGCCTTCTTCTCACAGCTTTGTCATCAAGGATAGTAAACAAAGTAATTCTAAAGGGTGAATCGGTTCCTCTTGTTATGGAATTACCAAGGTACCGATTTCCTAAACTCCCAAATATTCTGACTTACGTGTGGAACAGAGGAAAGCACTTTCTCGAAAAAGCCGGAACGATTATTTTTGCTACAAGCATTGTAATTTGGGTGTTAACTTATTTTCCAGGTAGAGGAGACGTAGATAATAGCTTCGTTTCCATGCTTGGAAAATTTCTTCAACCATTGTTTGCACCTTTAGGATTTTCATGGCAAATAGTGTCAGCGCTTATATTTGGGGGAGTCGCAAAGGAAGTCATAGTATCCTCGCTTTCACAATTTTACGGCAACGTTTCCAATATTCATTTTGACCCTCTCATAGGTGCAACACTAATGACCTTTATACTTGGTTATATGCCATGCTTCGCTACACTTGCAGCAATAAAAAGTGAAACAAATAGCTCGAAATATACATTATTTGCAGTTTTTTACAGTCTTGCTATTTCCTACTTACTTTCGTTGGTAGTATACACAACGGGAAGGTGGATACTATGA
- the ribD gene encoding bifunctional diaminohydroxyphosphoribosylaminopyrimidine deaminase/5-amino-6-(5-phosphoribosylamino)uracil reductase RibD: MNKLGVPNDEFYMKIALRLAKKGLGFVNSNPPVGAVIVKGGNIIGKGYHTRFGALHAEREALLDAKKNGFDVSGATMYVTLEPCDHYGKTPPCTDAIIESGIKRVVIAAKDPNPVSGDGIKKLMKNGIEVKVGVLENEAKEVAKFFFKYVTTGLPYVTLKYASTLDGKIADKIANSKWITQELRSEVHKLRSIHKAVLIGAETVLKDNPMLNVRLPKRKFRNPDVVVLDENGRVLKRIISDTDKFELFNPDYQRRVIIFSSKHYQNVELPEYVKVKTPESLSVENILKELAREGIDSVLIEGGASVFSQFLPYADEIYGFYATKIFGKGKSIFQHLSIPIEESEIPFEIQKIRIAKNRKELMVVMRKCSQELSSMYVKDTSMVKG, encoded by the coding sequence ATGAATAAGCTTGGAGTGCCTAATGATGAGTTTTATATGAAAATAGCTTTAAGATTAGCTAAAAAAGGGCTTGGTTTTGTCAACTCTAATCCTCCTGTTGGAGCGGTAATCGTAAAAGGCGGAAACATAATAGGGAAAGGGTATCACACACGTTTTGGAGCTCTGCATGCCGAAAGAGAAGCTTTGTTAGATGCCAAGAAGAATGGGTTCGATGTATCTGGTGCAACAATGTATGTAACGTTGGAACCTTGTGACCACTACGGGAAAACACCGCCATGCACTGATGCAATTATTGAAAGTGGAATAAAAAGGGTAGTTATCGCAGCAAAGGACCCTAATCCGGTGAGTGGAGATGGGATTAAAAAGCTAATGAAAAATGGAATCGAAGTTAAGGTTGGGGTTTTGGAAAATGAAGCGAAAGAAGTTGCAAAGTTCTTCTTCAAATACGTTACCACCGGTCTTCCCTACGTTACACTTAAATACGCTTCCACCCTTGATGGAAAGATTGCTGATAAGATTGCAAATTCAAAGTGGATTACTCAAGAACTACGAAGTGAAGTGCACAAACTGAGAAGTATTCACAAAGCTGTCTTAATTGGCGCTGAAACTGTTCTAAAGGATAATCCTATGCTCAACGTTAGGCTTCCCAAAAGGAAATTCAGAAACCCGGACGTTGTTGTTCTAGATGAGAATGGGAGGGTCTTAAAAAGAATTATTTCCGACACCGATAAGTTTGAGCTTTTTAATCCTGATTACCAAAGGAGGGTTATTATTTTTTCCTCAAAGCATTATCAAAACGTCGAGCTTCCAGAGTACGTAAAAGTAAAGACTCCAGAAAGTCTATCTGTAGAAAACATCCTAAAAGAGTTGGCAAGAGAAGGTATCGATTCCGTGTTAATTGAGGGTGGTGCTTCTGTATTTTCACAATTTTTGCCTTATGCTGATGAAATATACGGTTTCTACGCAACCAAGATATTTGGTAAAGGGAAATCAATTTTTCAACATTTAAGCATACCCATCGAGGAAAGTGAAATACCTTTTGAAATTCAAAAGATAAGAATTGCCAAGAACAGAAAAGAACTAATGGTGGTGATGAGGAAATGTTCACAGGAATTATCCAGCATGTATGTAAAGGATACTTCGATGGTAAAAGGTTGA